A single genomic interval of Chloracidobacterium validum harbors:
- a CDS encoding SIR2 family NAD-dependent protein deacylase, which translates to MTDDQLKLARRYLAQAKRVVIFTGAGISAESGVPTFRGSDATWKGMPAAVASSLGLLEQDLTTAWEWFDYRRTLLKAVSPNAAHVAVAQAESCFAEFLVVTQNVDGLHQKAGSKHIIELHGNIWRGRGLRTGKRYDLPETPLPTLPPRGDADEPIRPDVVLFGEMLPAGAFEEAELAAMRCDACLVIGTSGVVYPAALIPLAARDAGAAVIEVNPEATDLTPHVTLSLRGRAGDIVPQLFEA; encoded by the coding sequence ATGACAGACGACCAGCTCAAGTTGGCGCGCCGTTACCTGGCCCAGGCCAAGCGCGTGGTGATCTTCACAGGGGCCGGTATTTCGGCTGAATCAGGCGTGCCAACGTTTCGTGGCAGTGACGCCACCTGGAAAGGCATGCCGGCCGCCGTGGCCTCATCGCTTGGCTTATTGGAACAGGACCTCACGACCGCGTGGGAATGGTTCGATTACCGCCGGACACTGCTCAAGGCCGTGTCGCCAAACGCAGCGCATGTCGCCGTTGCCCAGGCCGAGTCCTGTTTTGCCGAGTTTTTGGTTGTCACCCAAAACGTGGACGGACTGCATCAGAAGGCCGGCAGCAAGCATATCATCGAGCTTCACGGCAACATCTGGCGCGGGCGCGGGCTTCGCACCGGCAAACGCTATGACCTGCCTGAAACGCCACTACCAACCCTGCCACCGCGCGGCGACGCGGATGAGCCAATCCGGCCAGACGTGGTTCTCTTTGGCGAAATGCTCCCGGCCGGCGCTTTTGAAGAAGCCGAGCTTGCCGCCATGCGCTGTGACGCCTGCCTGGTGATCGGCACGTCCGGGGTGGTCTATCCGGCGGCGCTCATTCCCCTGGCAGCCCGTGACGCCGGGGCGGCCGTCATTGAAGTCAACCCAGAGGCGACCGATCTCACCCCTCATGTGACCCTTTCGCTCCGCGGCAGGGCTGGTGACATCGTGCCACAGTTGTTTGAAGCGTAG
- a CDS encoding CDP-alcohol phosphatidyltransferase family protein, whose product MNRDTEAKQRLTRRRLRKGVYVLPSFITCINIYMGFYAVVESVKGYKYIALNDPETATRHFDIAALCIGWSVLCDFLDGRIARLMKATSDFGVQLDSLADVLSFGIAPAVLLYTWGFSGIPAFQKLAWGAAFIHLICCALRLARFNVQASKPLPVETNAKTAKRFFVGLPTPAAAGLLAAIVHFTPLPVVYQETYYRMFGQEFVITPVEWAIGLFALAVTLALLMVSTLRFNSFKDLGPYAQRPQVVLLSLGLLIFFVYNYSEWTLLILAILYAGQGPAGKLAGLFRRKATPTTTPASAETVQ is encoded by the coding sequence ATGAACCGCGACACGGAAGCCAAGCAACGTCTCACGCGCCGCCGCCTGCGCAAAGGCGTCTATGTCCTGCCAAGCTTCATCACCTGTATCAATATCTACATGGGGTTCTACGCAGTGGTCGAAAGCGTAAAAGGCTACAAGTACATTGCGTTGAACGATCCGGAGACGGCAACCCGGCACTTTGATATTGCAGCGTTGTGCATTGGCTGGTCGGTGTTATGTGACTTCCTTGATGGACGCATTGCGCGCCTGATGAAGGCCACGAGTGACTTTGGGGTACAGCTTGACAGCCTAGCCGACGTGCTGAGTTTTGGCATTGCCCCGGCGGTACTGCTGTACACCTGGGGGTTTTCAGGCATCCCGGCGTTCCAGAAGCTGGCTTGGGGCGCGGCCTTCATTCACTTGATTTGCTGCGCGTTGCGGCTGGCGCGTTTCAATGTACAGGCGAGTAAGCCACTGCCGGTCGAGACCAATGCCAAAACTGCCAAACGCTTTTTTGTCGGGCTGCCGACGCCGGCCGCCGCTGGACTGCTGGCGGCAATCGTACACTTCACGCCGCTTCCGGTGGTCTATCAGGAAACCTACTATCGAATGTTTGGGCAGGAGTTCGTGATTACGCCGGTGGAGTGGGCCATTGGGTTGTTTGCGCTGGCCGTGACGCTGGCACTGCTGATGGTCAGCACGCTGCGGTTCAACTCGTTCAAGGACCTTGGCCCTTACGCCCAGCGACCGCAGGTTGTGCTGTTGTCGTTGGGGCTGTTGATTTTTTTCGTTTACAACTATTCAGAGTGGACGCTCCTGATTCTGGCGATTTTGTACGCCGGACAGGGCCCGGCCGGAAAACTGGCCGGACTGTTTCGCCGCAAAGCCACGCCGACGACGACCCCGGCTTCCGCAGAAACGGTTCAATGA
- a CDS encoding phosphatidylserine decarboxylase: MAKEAYPYLLWCGGAALLLALVAFWLPLVWGLVVLVGLLAVFVAYFFRDPERAIPPGDDIVVAPADGLITRLGPITPDDPASPWLVSIFLSPLDVHINRAPIAGVIRDVMHRPGQFKSALRDDAALTNEQFIVVLEGARITVTLKQIAGLIARRCVLWKGTGDQVACGERIGLIKFSSRTDLLVPPEVALCVRQGQRVVGGATIIGRICSPE, translated from the coding sequence ATGGCCAAGGAAGCCTATCCATACCTGCTATGGTGCGGCGGCGCGGCGCTCCTGCTGGCGCTGGTGGCGTTTTGGCTTCCGCTAGTGTGGGGGCTGGTTGTGCTGGTAGGGCTGCTGGCGGTCTTTGTCGCCTATTTCTTCCGTGACCCAGAGCGCGCCATTCCGCCCGGTGATGACATCGTCGTTGCCCCGGCAGACGGACTGATCACTCGTCTTGGACCAATCACGCCGGATGATCCGGCATCCCCCTGGCTGGTCAGCATCTTTTTGTCGCCGCTTGATGTTCACATCAACCGCGCGCCGATTGCCGGTGTCATTCGGGATGTCATGCACCGGCCGGGACAGTTCAAGAGCGCGCTACGGGACGATGCGGCACTCACCAACGAGCAGTTTATTGTTGTTCTTGAAGGAGCGCGGATCACCGTCACGCTCAAGCAAATTGCCGGACTCATTGCCCGGCGATGTGTGCTGTGGAAAGGAACGGGCGACCAGGTGGCTTGCGGCGAACGAATTGGGCTGATTAAGTTTAGCTCGCGCACTGACTTGCTCGTTCCACCGGAAGTGGCGCTCTGCGTTCGGCAGGGGCAGCGGGTGGTTGGCGGCGCGACCATTATTGGACGGATCTGCTCACCGGAGTGA
- the eno gene encoding phosphopyruvate hydratase — translation MALTIERIHAREVLDSRGNPTVEADVTLSNGLVGTAAVPSGASTGEHEALELRDGDKRRYLGKGVQKAVTNINTTIAKRLVGRDPLDQQGIDREMLALDGTPNKRKLGANAMLAVSLATARVAAQAVGLPLYRYLGGTHARTLPVPLMNILNGGAHADNNVDFQEFMIAPCGAATFAEALRWGVEVFHTLKGVLRKRNYNTAVGDEGGFAPNLRSNEEAIELVLEAITQAGYKPGVQVAIALDPAASEFFENGHYIFKKSDQSKHSPEDMVAYWDDWARKYPIVSIEDGLAENDWTGWALLTKAMGDKVQLVGDDLFVTNVTYLRKGIEQRVGNSILVKVNQIGTLTETMDTVELARTHGYTAIISHRSGETEDAFIADLAVALNTGQIKTGSASRSDRLAKYNRLLRIEEQLGANAIYPGVGAFYNVKFEPPKATTSRSARGGR, via the coding sequence ATGGCACTCACGATTGAACGTATCCACGCCCGTGAAGTCTTGGATTCACGCGGCAACCCGACGGTCGAAGCCGATGTGACCTTGTCCAACGGACTGGTTGGCACGGCCGCCGTTCCGTCTGGAGCCTCGACGGGTGAACATGAGGCCCTCGAACTGCGTGACGGTGACAAACGCCGTTATCTCGGTAAGGGGGTTCAGAAAGCCGTCACCAACATCAATACGACCATTGCCAAACGACTCGTCGGACGTGACCCGCTTGACCAGCAGGGCATTGACCGCGAAATGCTGGCGCTCGATGGTACACCCAATAAACGCAAACTGGGCGCTAATGCGATGCTGGCCGTATCGCTGGCCACGGCGCGTGTGGCAGCCCAGGCGGTTGGGTTGCCGCTGTATCGCTACTTGGGGGGAACGCACGCCCGAACCCTCCCCGTTCCGCTGATGAACATTCTCAACGGCGGCGCGCATGCGGATAACAACGTTGACTTTCAGGAATTCATGATCGCTCCCTGCGGCGCGGCCACCTTTGCCGAAGCCCTGCGCTGGGGCGTGGAAGTTTTTCATACCCTCAAGGGCGTCCTGCGCAAGCGCAACTACAACACGGCGGTTGGGGATGAGGGCGGCTTTGCGCCCAACCTGCGCTCCAACGAAGAAGCCATTGAACTGGTGCTCGAAGCCATCACGCAGGCTGGTTATAAGCCCGGCGTCCAAGTCGCCATTGCGCTTGATCCGGCGGCGAGCGAGTTTTTTGAAAACGGTCACTACATCTTCAAAAAGTCTGATCAATCGAAACACAGCCCTGAAGACATGGTGGCCTACTGGGATGACTGGGCGCGGAAATACCCGATTGTTTCCATCGAAGACGGCTTGGCCGAAAACGACTGGACGGGCTGGGCGCTGCTGACCAAGGCAATGGGTGACAAGGTACAACTTGTCGGCGATGACTTGTTCGTGACGAACGTCACTTACTTGCGGAAGGGGATTGAACAGCGCGTCGGCAACTCGATTCTCGTCAAAGTCAACCAGATTGGGACGCTCACCGAAACCATGGATACCGTTGAGCTAGCACGGACACACGGCTACACGGCCATCATTTCGCATCGGTCAGGCGAAACCGAAGATGCGTTCATTGCCGACCTAGCGGTTGCGCTCAATACGGGACAGATCAAAACTGGTTCGGCCAGCCGCAGCGACCGCCTGGCAAAGTACAATCGCCTGCTGCGGATTGAAGAACAACTTGGCGCTAATGCCATCTATCCGGGCGTCGGGGCGTTTTACAACGTGAAGTTCGAGCCACCCAAGGCAACGACCTCTCGCTCGGCCCGCGGCGGACGCTAA
- a CDS encoding long-chain fatty acid--CoA ligase, with protein MLHGLMMDYPLTMLHFLDRARRYHHDVEIVTKCPDGSLHRYTYGAAYRRICRLANALAKLGVESGDRIGSLAWNHYQHLELYFAVPCYGAVMHTLNLRLAPEQLAYVINHAADRMVFVDASLVPMLEAIHSHLTSVRDIVIINAPPGFETKLPNVRHYEDLLADEPETFDFPVLDERAAAGLCYTSGTTGQPKGVLYSHRSQFIHTIAAGAGDALSLSGTDTVIAVVPMFHANAWALPYLSASLGFKFVLPGPHLKPETLAQLIQDEKVTVAAGVPTLWIGMYQAIKAHGFDVSSLRALIVGGAAFPKTWIEAYEKELGVPVVHAWGMTEMSPMGTSTGTLSARTDLSIDEKIALKTHQGYAPPGVEIRIVGDEGQEMPWDGKSVGEIQVRGPWIVGAYYNDESAAAQFTPDGWFRTGDVATIDPKGLLTITDRTKDLVKSGGEWISSVTLENVIMAHPKVLEAAVIAIPDEKWSERPLALVVPRRADDRPTSEELHNLVAEHCAKFWIPDEFRFIESIPKTSVGKFDKKALRQMYAEGKL; from the coding sequence ATGTTACACGGTCTGATGATGGATTACCCATTGACGATGCTGCACTTTCTTGACCGCGCCCGCCGCTATCACCACGATGTTGAAATCGTGACAAAATGCCCGGATGGCTCGCTGCACCGCTACACGTATGGCGCTGCCTACCGACGCATCTGCCGCTTGGCCAATGCCTTGGCCAAGCTGGGAGTCGAATCGGGCGACCGGATTGGCTCACTGGCGTGGAATCATTACCAGCATCTGGAGTTGTACTTTGCCGTCCCCTGCTACGGCGCGGTTATGCACACGCTCAATCTACGCCTTGCACCGGAACAGCTCGCCTACGTCATCAATCACGCGGCCGACCGCATGGTTTTCGTGGATGCCAGCCTGGTTCCCATGCTCGAAGCCATCCACAGCCACCTGACCAGCGTCAGGGACATTGTCATCATCAATGCCCCGCCGGGCTTCGAGACGAAGCTGCCCAACGTCCGACACTACGAAGACTTGCTGGCGGACGAACCCGAAACGTTTGACTTTCCGGTGTTGGACGAGCGAGCGGCCGCCGGACTGTGTTACACCAGCGGCACGACCGGTCAACCGAAAGGTGTCCTGTATAGCCATCGCTCACAGTTTATCCACACGATTGCGGCCGGCGCGGGCGATGCGCTGTCACTCAGTGGAACGGATACGGTCATTGCCGTCGTGCCGATGTTTCACGCCAACGCTTGGGCGTTACCTTACTTGAGCGCCTCTCTCGGCTTCAAATTCGTTTTGCCCGGGCCGCACCTCAAACCGGAAACCCTGGCGCAGCTCATTCAGGATGAAAAGGTGACGGTGGCGGCTGGCGTCCCGACCCTCTGGATTGGCATGTATCAGGCGATCAAGGCGCACGGCTTTGACGTGTCAAGTCTTCGGGCGCTCATCGTGGGTGGCGCGGCATTTCCGAAGACCTGGATCGAAGCCTATGAAAAAGAGCTAGGCGTGCCGGTCGTCCACGCCTGGGGGATGACCGAGATGTCGCCGATGGGCACCTCGACCGGGACGTTGAGCGCCCGAACCGACCTCTCGATTGACGAGAAAATTGCACTCAAAACCCACCAGGGCTATGCGCCGCCCGGCGTCGAAATACGCATTGTCGGCGATGAAGGCCAGGAAATGCCGTGGGATGGCAAGTCGGTAGGTGAAATCCAGGTGCGCGGCCCGTGGATCGTTGGCGCGTACTACAACGACGAGTCGGCAGCGGCACAGTTCACGCCAGATGGTTGGTTTCGCACCGGCGATGTGGCAACCATTGATCCCAAGGGTCTCCTGACGATCACCGACCGCACCAAAGACCTCGTCAAGAGTGGGGGCGAGTGGATTTCCAGTGTCACGCTGGAAAACGTCATCATGGCACATCCAAAGGTGCTCGAAGCTGCCGTCATTGCCATCCCAGATGAAAAATGGAGCGAGCGACCACTGGCGCTCGTTGTGCCGCGCAGGGCCGACGACCGGCCGACATCAGAAGAGTTACACAACTTGGTGGCGGAGCACTGTGCCAAGTTTTGGATTCCTGATGAGTTTCGCTTTATTGAGAGCATCCCCAAAACATCGGTTGGCAAGTTCGACAAAAAAGCGCTGCGTCAAATGTACGCCGAGGGCAAGCTGTGA
- a CDS encoding M48 family metallopeptidase encodes MTRSMALLMAALLVVSAAGVPVWAGDRTRPSGPNPYDKFRRQDDRSRSRGALSLQDELTFAEMAHQEISKQYRFVTDPVIVNYVNRVGRRVAEVSGRPDLPYQFYVVQNDQINAFTPGGGRIYIHTGLIKQATTEGQVAAVLAHEVGHNVGYHLSATLRRAQTTGLLVGIAGAILGGGAVGQLGQLAVALIANGRMFQRSRDQEREADFLGLYDMHNAGYNTEEMNNMFRLLGSLMQRSPGAFDKIFASHPPPTERLQNTQREIAQYLAGSDRRGTRTTQEFINIQRRLGVTGRALPPTPDDGDLPPSRNSDTATEPLPSRGREVTYDDAEEIFSRAGLQGVTPLRAVRGDLLGGNVGNDTVIAYERGGDVGALVDVSGRVYPLHIEDRGRHTPILPLVPDEVSAVGIVPVGRGRRAQVVVVSRRRLSYVWEWTGRGFRYLGSQ; translated from the coding sequence ATGACGCGCAGTATGGCCCTGCTGATGGCCGCATTACTGGTGGTTAGCGCGGCGGGCGTGCCAGTGTGGGCCGGTGATCGCACACGACCATCGGGGCCAAATCCATACGACAAGTTCCGCCGCCAGGATGATCGCTCGCGTTCCCGTGGCGCGCTTTCGCTTCAGGATGAGCTGACTTTTGCCGAAATGGCCCATCAGGAAATTTCAAAGCAATACCGTTTCGTGACCGATCCGGTCATCGTCAACTATGTCAACCGGGTCGGGCGGCGCGTCGCTGAAGTCTCTGGACGGCCGGACCTACCATACCAGTTCTATGTGGTTCAAAACGATCAGATCAATGCCTTCACGCCGGGTGGTGGCCGGATATACATCCATACCGGTTTGATCAAGCAAGCTACCACCGAAGGGCAGGTCGCTGCCGTGCTGGCGCACGAAGTCGGCCATAACGTCGGTTATCACCTGAGTGCGACGTTGCGCCGCGCTCAGACCACCGGGTTACTGGTTGGCATTGCTGGGGCGATTTTGGGCGGCGGAGCGGTTGGCCAACTTGGCCAACTGGCTGTGGCGCTCATTGCCAATGGCAGAATGTTTCAGCGGTCGCGTGACCAGGAACGCGAAGCTGATTTCCTCGGTCTGTATGACATGCACAACGCCGGCTATAACACCGAGGAAATGAACAATATGTTTCGCTTGCTTGGCTCGCTGATGCAGCGCAGCCCTGGCGCATTCGACAAAATCTTTGCTTCCCACCCACCCCCGACCGAGCGGCTGCAAAACACGCAGCGTGAAATCGCACAGTACCTTGCCGGCTCAGACCGCCGCGGAACACGTACCACCCAGGAATTCATCAACATCCAGCGCCGGCTGGGCGTGACTGGTCGTGCTTTACCACCCACGCCGGATGACGGAGACCTTCCGCCTTCGCGCAATAGCGACACCGCGACTGAGCCGCTGCCCTCCCGTGGCCGGGAAGTGACTTACGACGATGCAGAAGAGATTTTCAGTCGCGCAGGACTTCAGGGGGTGACGCCGCTACGCGCTGTTCGGGGCGATCTGCTTGGCGGCAACGTCGGTAATGACACCGTCATTGCTTATGAGCGGGGCGGGGACGTCGGCGCACTGGTGGACGTTAGCGGGCGTGTCTATCCGCTGCACATCGAAGACCGCGGACGCCACACGCCCATCCTCCCACTCGTGCCGGACGAGGTATCGGCGGTCGGTATTGTCCCGGTTGGACGCGGTCGGCGTGCGCAAGTCGTTGTGGTCAGCCGGCGACGACTCAGCTATGTTTGGGAATGGACTGGCCGCGGCTTTCGCTACCTTGGGAGTCAGTAG